A stretch of Paludisphaera borealis DNA encodes these proteins:
- a CDS encoding type II secretion system protein, translating into MRFRPRHRDRAGYTLIDALVAIAVVAVVGLFSIMALTRGRESARSVTCQRNLAQIGLALAFYDQSQGALPMIGEPSPIDPPPASGSTGPGPLRTLLETLGVSSLLGMEPEGRNLDRLKGPVLQGIAVPGFFCASDPRATGRVFPSPVSYRATTGDDAEGRTGGFAIGKRTTLAEIEAADGLSYTAAFSERLVGDGRPHQAPENYALVDGPLSEQGCSPDASGSLQADWRGDAGASWNEAGWPSTLYNHAMPPGSKISCLTRDGRSARIGASSGHVAGVGLLMFDGSVKRIVWSVNPSVWREFATVSSPHAPVGPPAPVAGDRPKTP; encoded by the coding sequence ATGCGATTTCGCCCTCGCCATCGCGACCGCGCCGGGTACACCCTGATCGACGCCCTCGTGGCGATCGCGGTGGTCGCCGTCGTGGGTCTGTTTTCGATCATGGCGCTGACCCGAGGCCGCGAGTCGGCGCGGTCGGTGACGTGCCAGCGCAACCTGGCGCAAATCGGCCTGGCGCTCGCGTTCTACGACCAGAGCCAGGGCGCTTTGCCTATGATCGGCGAGCCCTCGCCGATCGACCCGCCGCCGGCATCTGGCTCGACGGGTCCCGGCCCGCTCAGGACGCTTCTCGAAACGCTGGGCGTCTCCAGCTTGCTGGGGATGGAACCGGAGGGCCGCAACCTCGACCGCCTCAAGGGCCCCGTGCTTCAGGGAATCGCGGTGCCGGGCTTCTTCTGCGCGAGCGACCCCCGGGCCACCGGCCGCGTCTTCCCGTCGCCGGTGAGCTACCGAGCGACGACCGGCGACGACGCCGAGGGCCGCACGGGCGGCTTCGCGATCGGGAAGCGGACCACCCTCGCGGAGATCGAGGCCGCCGACGGACTGAGCTACACCGCGGCTTTCTCTGAGCGCCTGGTCGGCGACGGCCGCCCGCACCAGGCCCCCGAGAATTACGCACTCGTCGACGGTCCGCTGTCGGAGCAGGGGTGCTCACCCGACGCGTCGGGGTCGCTTCAGGCCGACTGGCGGGGCGACGCCGGCGCGTCGTGGAACGAGGCCGGCTGGCCCTCGACGCTTTACAATCACGCCATGCCTCCGGGCTCCAAGATTTCGTGCCTGACGCGCGACGGCCGATCGGCCCGCATCGGGGCGTCGAGCGGACACGTGGCCGGAGTCGGCCTGCTGATGTTCGACGGCAGCGTGAAGCGGATCGTCTGGTCCGTCAATCCCAGCGTCTGGCGCGAGTTCGCCACCGTGAGCAGCCCACACGCCCCGGTCGGTCCCCCAGCGCCCGTCGCCGGCGACCGTCCGAAGACGCCCTGA
- a CDS encoding HAD family hydrolase: protein MRLPVLMFDFGNVIGFFDYMLIFGRFGARLGLSADEFRTLVEAKGMSRLLAEFERGALAPEEFSRRIQAEVGLNIPFEEFAADWEDIFELNTSVGELVADLKRQGYTLVLGSNTNGIHAPFFRRQFRETLDHFDHLVYSHEARFLKPDRGFFDACVEAAGVSAGSCVFIDDLEANVEGARAAGLQGVVYRGDTSKLIEDLRAIGVELLGDVR from the coding sequence ATGCGACTGCCCGTCCTGATGTTTGATTTCGGCAATGTGATCGGGTTTTTCGACTATATGCTCATCTTTGGCCGCTTCGGCGCACGACTGGGGCTGTCGGCGGATGAGTTCCGGACGCTGGTGGAAGCCAAGGGGATGAGCCGGCTGCTCGCCGAGTTCGAGCGAGGGGCGCTCGCGCCGGAGGAGTTCTCGCGACGGATCCAGGCCGAGGTCGGCCTTAACATCCCCTTCGAGGAGTTCGCGGCCGACTGGGAAGACATCTTCGAGCTTAATACGTCGGTGGGCGAGTTGGTCGCCGACCTCAAGCGGCAGGGGTACACGCTGGTTCTGGGGTCGAATACGAACGGCATTCACGCCCCGTTCTTCCGTCGCCAGTTCCGCGAGACCCTCGACCACTTCGATCACCTCGTCTATTCGCACGAGGCGCGGTTCCTCAAGCCCGACCGGGGCTTCTTCGACGCCTGCGTCGAGGCGGCGGGGGTTTCGGCGGGCTCGTGCGTGTTCATCGACGACCTCGAAGCCAACGTCGAGGGCGCCCGCGCGGCGGGGCTGCAGGGGGTCGTCTATCGCGGCGACACCTCGAAGCTGATCGAAGATCTGCGCGCGATCGGCGTCGAACTCCTCGGGGACGTCCGCTGA